One Lacunisphaera limnophila DNA window includes the following coding sequences:
- a CDS encoding YSC84-related protein, translating to MKTLLPFLLRVGLLCGLLISGPLAIAKDSPDEQRAKIRETRDEVLKELYALNPGTKAKIKKAAGYAVFSNVGVNLVFASFAGGHGVVVAKGRIKDTETFMKMGSAGIGIGLGVKDFRAVFVFNDKAKLTAFVEKGWDFSGQADAAAKSGEKGGAAAGAGNIVEGVEVYQITKNGLALQATLQGTKYWQDKDLN from the coding sequence ATGAAAACGCTCCTGCCTTTCCTCCTTCGTGTCGGGTTGCTGTGTGGACTCCTGATCTCCGGTCCCTTGGCGATCGCGAAAGACTCGCCCGACGAGCAGCGGGCCAAGATCCGGGAGACCCGGGACGAGGTCCTCAAGGAGCTGTACGCGCTGAATCCCGGGACCAAGGCGAAGATCAAGAAAGCGGCCGGCTATGCGGTGTTTTCGAATGTCGGGGTGAACCTCGTGTTCGCCAGTTTCGCCGGAGGGCATGGCGTGGTGGTGGCAAAGGGCCGGATCAAGGATACGGAGACCTTCATGAAGATGGGGTCGGCCGGCATCGGGATCGGGCTGGGCGTGAAGGATTTTCGCGCGGTGTTTGTGTTCAACGACAAGGCGAAGCTCACGGCCTTCGTGGAGAAGGGCTGGGATTTCAGCGGCCAGGCGGACGCCGCCGCCAAGTCCGGCGAGAAAGGCGGCGCCGCCGCCGGAGCCGGAAATATTGTCGAGGGCGTGGAGGTTTATCAGATCACGAAGAACGGCCTCGCCCTGCAGGCGACGCTGCAAGGCACGAAATACTGGCAGGACAAGGATCTGAACTGA
- the creC gene encoding two-component system sensor histidine kinase CreC: MRIRTAIFVVYVGASALGLVAVTGLVLRDVRLRYVESMRRTLGDTAAYMAAFAAPATDGEDWTAKLATLPKQTDLLRVFACDREGKVIFDSADKDLNQVYQWPMRGGGYNASEGYTVSNVAVVEGELRVVARVLAAGEHLGWVGVGRPLAAVEEGVRAARWRLVALIGAIAGVMVVLGWWIAARLTRSLEKLTDYAHRVRDGRPAAPPVSRAREIAELGRAFEEMREALEGRQHVERYTQTLAHEVKAPLSAIRGAAELLDETMPVEQRQKFLANIRTESARIQRIIDRLLELSSLEARKQLRQVEMLPVEGLMRAAADTVRSAGEPRGIRVSVHGGEGAQVRGEAVLLREALVNLLQNALDFSPSGGAVTLAARGEAGRVLFTVEDQGPGVPDFAQARVFERFYSLPRPGTERKSTGLGLALVREIAHLHGGEAGLENRPEGGARASLELPAA; encoded by the coding sequence ATGAGAATCCGCACGGCCATCTTCGTCGTGTATGTGGGCGCCTCGGCGCTCGGGCTTGTGGCGGTAACGGGGTTGGTGTTGCGGGATGTGCGGCTGCGCTATGTCGAGTCGATGCGCCGCACGCTCGGTGACACGGCGGCCTACATGGCAGCATTTGCCGCGCCGGCGACGGATGGGGAGGACTGGACGGCGAAACTCGCGACCCTCCCGAAGCAGACGGACCTGCTGCGGGTGTTTGCCTGCGACCGGGAGGGAAAGGTGATCTTCGACTCCGCGGACAAGGATCTGAACCAAGTCTACCAGTGGCCGATGCGCGGCGGTGGCTACAACGCCTCCGAAGGTTACACGGTTTCGAACGTCGCGGTGGTCGAGGGGGAACTCCGGGTGGTGGCGCGGGTGCTGGCGGCAGGAGAGCATCTGGGGTGGGTCGGGGTCGGCCGGCCGCTCGCGGCCGTGGAGGAGGGCGTGCGCGCGGCGCGCTGGCGGCTCGTCGCGTTGATCGGGGCGATCGCGGGGGTGATGGTGGTGCTGGGGTGGTGGATTGCCGCGCGGCTGACCCGGTCCCTGGAAAAACTGACCGATTACGCACACCGCGTGCGCGACGGCCGGCCCGCGGCCCCGCCCGTTTCGCGGGCGCGGGAGATCGCCGAACTGGGCCGGGCTTTCGAGGAGATGCGCGAGGCGCTGGAGGGGCGGCAGCATGTCGAGCGGTACACGCAGACGCTGGCACACGAGGTGAAGGCGCCGTTGTCCGCCATCCGGGGCGCCGCCGAATTGCTGGATGAAACGATGCCGGTCGAGCAGCGGCAGAAATTTCTGGCCAACATTCGCACGGAGTCCGCCCGCATCCAGCGGATCATCGATCGCCTGCTGGAACTGTCCTCGCTTGAGGCACGCAAGCAGCTGCGCCAGGTGGAAATGCTGCCGGTCGAGGGGCTCATGCGGGCGGCGGCGGACACGGTGCGGTCGGCGGGGGAGCCCCGGGGGATCCGCGTGTCGGTGCACGGGGGCGAGGGGGCCCAGGTGCGCGGTGAGGCCGTGTTGTTGCGGGAGGCGCTGGTGAACCTGTTGCAGAACGCGCTCGATTTTTCCCCGTCCGGCGGCGCCGTGACGCTGGCGGCGCGCGGCGAGGCGGGCCGGGTGTTGTTCACGGTCGAGGACCAGGGGCCCGGGGTGCCGGATTTTGCGCAGGCGCGGGTGTTCGAGCGTTTCTACTCGCTGCCGCGTCCGGGAACCGAACGGAAGAGCACCGGCCTCGGGCTGGCCCTGGTCCGGGAGATCGCGCACCTGCATGGCGGCGAGGCCGGGCTCGAGAACCGGCCGGAGGGTGGGGCTCGGGCGAGCCTGGAATTGCCGGCGGCCTGA
- a CDS encoding inner membrane CreD family protein produces MENTLPPLIPPPTPRRRHTVTLKLLFIAVLVLVLHVPLALINGLRQERSGNREAAHTRQRAELADAPAEAARIPTPAVAAAEGYRMVERSLKHSVLVLTLVFAAFFLFETLAGLRLHAVHYGLVGGALCLFYLALLALGEVLTPGLAYIGAAVASSLLIVGYSVSILHSYARAGSIAALLAAEHGVLYVVLRMEDYALLAGTAALFVVMAAVMFFTRHVDWFAQEAGVKTGP; encoded by the coding sequence ATGGAAAACACCCTGCCGCCCCTGATTCCGCCGCCGACCCCGCGTCGCCGGCATACCGTCACCCTGAAACTGCTCTTCATCGCCGTGCTGGTGCTCGTGCTCCACGTGCCGTTGGCCCTGATCAACGGGCTCAGGCAAGAGCGCAGCGGCAACCGGGAAGCGGCGCACACGCGGCAGCGGGCCGAGCTGGCGGACGCGCCGGCAGAAGCGGCGCGGATCCCGACGCCGGCCGTGGCGGCGGCGGAGGGTTACCGGATGGTGGAGCGGTCGTTGAAGCACAGCGTGCTGGTGCTGACGCTGGTGTTCGCGGCATTTTTCCTATTCGAGACTCTGGCCGGGCTGAGGCTGCACGCGGTCCACTACGGGCTGGTGGGCGGCGCGCTGTGCCTGTTCTACCTGGCGCTGCTGGCCCTCGGCGAGGTGCTGACGCCGGGGCTGGCTTATATCGGGGCGGCGGTGGCGTCGTCGCTGCTCATCGTGGGGTACAGCGTTTCGATCCTGCACAGCTACGCCCGGGCGGGCTCGATCGCGGCACTGCTCGCGGCGGAGCACGGGGTGCTCTATGTGGTGTTGCGCATGGAGGATTATGCGCTGCTCGCAGGGACGGCCGCGCTGTTTGTCGTGATGGCGGCGGTGATGTTCTTCACCCGCCACGTGGATTGGTTCGCACAGGAAGCGGGGGTCAAGACCGGCCCATGA
- the creB gene encoding two-component system response regulator CreB — translation MSATRQTVLVVEDEAAIAETIVYALQTEGFHPIWKTSGREALTWVRQQPVALVVLDVGLPDMSGFDVCRELQKQGAPPIIFLTARSNEVDRIVGLELGADDYLAKPFSPRELTARVRAILRRAGTSGAAPPVAAAATGWSHDEGRCRISFHGQALDLTRNEYRLLGALLAAPGRVFSRDQLMVAAWDDPGSALDRTVDAHIKTLRAKLREVAPEADPIVTHRGLGYALREQ, via the coding sequence ATGTCCGCAACCCGTCAGACCGTGCTCGTGGTGGAGGATGAGGCGGCGATCGCCGAGACCATCGTCTATGCACTGCAGACGGAGGGTTTCCACCCGATTTGGAAAACCAGCGGGCGGGAGGCGCTGACGTGGGTGCGGCAGCAGCCGGTGGCGCTGGTGGTGCTCGATGTGGGGCTGCCGGACATGAGCGGCTTCGACGTGTGCCGGGAGCTGCAGAAGCAGGGGGCACCGCCAATCATTTTTCTGACCGCGCGGAGCAACGAGGTTGACCGCATCGTGGGCCTGGAGCTGGGGGCGGATGATTACCTGGCGAAACCCTTCAGCCCGCGGGAGCTGACGGCGCGGGTGCGGGCGATCCTGCGCCGCGCGGGTACGAGCGGGGCCGCGCCGCCGGTGGCCGCGGCGGCGACGGGCTGGTCCCATGACGAGGGCCGGTGCCGCATTAGTTTTCACGGGCAGGCGCTCGACCTCACGCGCAACGAATACCGGCTGCTGGGCGCGTTGCTCGCCGCGCCCGGCCGGGTCTTCAGCCGCGACCAGCTGATGGTCGCGGCGTGGGACGACCCGGGCTCCGCCCTGGATCGCACGGTGGATGCGCACATCAAGACCCTCCGCGCCAAGCTGCGGGAGGTGGCGCCGGAGGCGGATCCGATCGTGACGCACCGCGGGCTGGGCTACGCGCTGCGGGAGCAATGA